In Nerophis ophidion isolate RoL-2023_Sa linkage group LG12, RoL_Noph_v1.0, whole genome shotgun sequence, a single window of DNA contains:
- the znf319b gene encoding zinc finger protein 319 isoform X1 has translation MDWATPAAKLNPYARARMTETWQQHAVPQTQVVHTIPPAAENCTVYGIVLQQESTPLHQQQQQQQQQQTQLGQQDQQHTQHVQQHSAQDQQTGNEGVRKCEACGHDISHLANPHEHQCMVSQERSFQCTQCLKIFHQATDLLEHQCVQVEQKPFVCGLCKMGFSLLTSLAHHHSSHNSKHPMKCSICEKTYRPGSSGSMTSSSSSNNAHQPSSDRVSTSSHSSILPFPSARDRPYKCSICQKSFKHLSELTRHERVHTGEKPFKCDTCDKAFSQSSHLQHHQRTHSNERPFKCAVCEKSFKHRSHLVRHMYVHSGEHLFKCNLCELHFKESSELLHHPCHPQGSRPFRCATCGKGFKRPSDLRQHERAHSEERPFHCDECQMSFKQQYALIRHRRTHNDPGDRPFKCNLCDMVFMQPSHLLYHQHIHGMDNLFKCPSCQKEFSQSGELLRHKCGESPNPVPDKPYKCDVCNKGYKKSSTLQRHQNSHCQDKPLKCSLCDRRFLSSSEFVQHRCDPSREKPLRCPECEKRFKYSSDLNRHVRVHTGEKPYKCEHCNKRFKQREHMTKHQSTHSRGQFQCVWCGERFSDLGSLQDHTVQHTTDGEDYPVPNCI, from the exons ATGGA CTGGGCCACTCCTGCTGCCAAACTGAACCCATACGCCCGTGCCCGCATGACAGAGACCTGGCAGCAGCATGCCGTCCCCCAAACACAGGTGGTCCACACCATTCCTCCGGCGGCTGAGAACTGTACTGTGTATGGAATTGTCCTGCAGCAAGAGTCCACACCCCTTcaccaacaacaacagcagcagcagcagcagcagacccAGCTTGGGCAGCAGGACCAGCAACACACGCAGCACGTTCAGCAGCACTCTGCCCAGGACCAGCAGACTGGGAATGAGGGAGTACGTAAGTGCGAGGCATGTGGGCATGACATCTCCCACCTCGCCAACCCCCATGAGCACCAGTGCATGGTGAGTCAGGAGAGGTCATTCCAGTGCACCCAGTGTTTGAAGATCTTCCACCAGGCGACAGACTTACTGGAGCACCAGTGTGTTCAAGTGGAACAGAAACCCTTTGTGTGCGGGTTGTGCAAGATGGGCTTCTCTCTGCTCACATCTCTCGCCCATCACCACTCATCCCACAACAGCAAGCATCCGATGAAGTGTTCCATATGCGAGAAGACGTACCGGCCCGGTTCTTCTGGCAGTATGACTTCCAGCTCCTCCTCGAACAATGCCCATCAGCCCAGCAGCGATAGGGTGTCCACTAGCAGTCACTCTTCCATCCTACCATTCCCTTCAGCCCGCGACCGCCCTTACAAATGTTCCATATGTCAGAAGAGCTTCAAGCACCTCTCAGAATTGACACGACACGAACGGGTGCACACGGGCGAGAAGCCTTTTAAATGTGACACATGCGACAAGGCCTTCAGCCAGTCGTCGCACCTGCAGCACCACCAGCGGACACACAGCAACGAGCGCCCTTTCAAGTGTGCGGTCTGCGAGAAAAGCTTTAAGCACCGCTCCCATTTGGTGCGTCATATGTACGTGCACTCCGGCGAGCACTTATTCAAATGCAACTTATGCGAGTTGCACTTCAAAGAATCGTCAGAGCTCCTCCACCATCCCTGCCACCCGCAGGGTTCCCGCCCCTTCCGCTGCGCCACTTGCGGAAAGGGTTTCAAGCGACCGTCAGACCTGCGCCAACATGAGCGCGCGCACTCAGAGGAGCGTCCTTTTCACTGTGACGAGTGTCAGATGAGCTTTAAACAGCAGTACGCCCTAATCAGGCACCGCCGTACACACAACGACCCGGGCGACAGGCCGTTTAAATGCAATCTATGCGACATGGTCTTCATGCAACCGTCGCACCTCCTCTACCACCAGCACATCCACGGCATGGACAACCTGTTCAAGTGTCCCTCGTGTCAGAAGGAGTTCAGCCAATCAGGAGAGCTGCTCAGGCACAAGTGCGGAGAGTCGCCTAATCCTGTGCCTGACAAGCCGTACAAGTGCGACGTCTGCAACAAGGGCTACAAGAAGAGTTCCACGTTACAGCGGCATCAAAACTCTCATTGCCAGGACAAGCCCCTCAAGTGTTCTCTTTGTGACCGTCGCTTCCTCTCCTCGTCCGAATTCGTCCAGCATCGCTGCGACCCATCGCGAGAAAAGCCGCTGAGGTGTCCGGAGTGCGAGAAGCGTTTCAAATACTCGTCAGACCTGAACAGACATGTACGCGTGCACACGGGCGAGAAGCCGTACAAGTGCGAGCATTGCAACAAGCGCTTCAAACAGCGTGAACACATGACCAAACACCAGAGCACGCACTCCAGAGGACAGTTTCAGTGTGTGTGGTGTGGTGAGCGCTTCAGTGACCTTGGCTCCTTACAGGACCACACAGTACAGCACACCACTGATGGAGAGGACTACCCTGTGCCCAACTGCATCTGA
- the znf319b gene encoding zinc finger protein 319 isoform X2, whose product MTETWQQHAVPQTQVVHTIPPAAENCTVYGIVLQQESTPLHQQQQQQQQQQTQLGQQDQQHTQHVQQHSAQDQQTGNEGVRKCEACGHDISHLANPHEHQCMVSQERSFQCTQCLKIFHQATDLLEHQCVQVEQKPFVCGLCKMGFSLLTSLAHHHSSHNSKHPMKCSICEKTYRPGSSGSMTSSSSSNNAHQPSSDRVSTSSHSSILPFPSARDRPYKCSICQKSFKHLSELTRHERVHTGEKPFKCDTCDKAFSQSSHLQHHQRTHSNERPFKCAVCEKSFKHRSHLVRHMYVHSGEHLFKCNLCELHFKESSELLHHPCHPQGSRPFRCATCGKGFKRPSDLRQHERAHSEERPFHCDECQMSFKQQYALIRHRRTHNDPGDRPFKCNLCDMVFMQPSHLLYHQHIHGMDNLFKCPSCQKEFSQSGELLRHKCGESPNPVPDKPYKCDVCNKGYKKSSTLQRHQNSHCQDKPLKCSLCDRRFLSSSEFVQHRCDPSREKPLRCPECEKRFKYSSDLNRHVRVHTGEKPYKCEHCNKRFKQREHMTKHQSTHSRGQFQCVWCGERFSDLGSLQDHTVQHTTDGEDYPVPNCI is encoded by the coding sequence ATGACAGAGACCTGGCAGCAGCATGCCGTCCCCCAAACACAGGTGGTCCACACCATTCCTCCGGCGGCTGAGAACTGTACTGTGTATGGAATTGTCCTGCAGCAAGAGTCCACACCCCTTcaccaacaacaacagcagcagcagcagcagcagacccAGCTTGGGCAGCAGGACCAGCAACACACGCAGCACGTTCAGCAGCACTCTGCCCAGGACCAGCAGACTGGGAATGAGGGAGTACGTAAGTGCGAGGCATGTGGGCATGACATCTCCCACCTCGCCAACCCCCATGAGCACCAGTGCATGGTGAGTCAGGAGAGGTCATTCCAGTGCACCCAGTGTTTGAAGATCTTCCACCAGGCGACAGACTTACTGGAGCACCAGTGTGTTCAAGTGGAACAGAAACCCTTTGTGTGCGGGTTGTGCAAGATGGGCTTCTCTCTGCTCACATCTCTCGCCCATCACCACTCATCCCACAACAGCAAGCATCCGATGAAGTGTTCCATATGCGAGAAGACGTACCGGCCCGGTTCTTCTGGCAGTATGACTTCCAGCTCCTCCTCGAACAATGCCCATCAGCCCAGCAGCGATAGGGTGTCCACTAGCAGTCACTCTTCCATCCTACCATTCCCTTCAGCCCGCGACCGCCCTTACAAATGTTCCATATGTCAGAAGAGCTTCAAGCACCTCTCAGAATTGACACGACACGAACGGGTGCACACGGGCGAGAAGCCTTTTAAATGTGACACATGCGACAAGGCCTTCAGCCAGTCGTCGCACCTGCAGCACCACCAGCGGACACACAGCAACGAGCGCCCTTTCAAGTGTGCGGTCTGCGAGAAAAGCTTTAAGCACCGCTCCCATTTGGTGCGTCATATGTACGTGCACTCCGGCGAGCACTTATTCAAATGCAACTTATGCGAGTTGCACTTCAAAGAATCGTCAGAGCTCCTCCACCATCCCTGCCACCCGCAGGGTTCCCGCCCCTTCCGCTGCGCCACTTGCGGAAAGGGTTTCAAGCGACCGTCAGACCTGCGCCAACATGAGCGCGCGCACTCAGAGGAGCGTCCTTTTCACTGTGACGAGTGTCAGATGAGCTTTAAACAGCAGTACGCCCTAATCAGGCACCGCCGTACACACAACGACCCGGGCGACAGGCCGTTTAAATGCAATCTATGCGACATGGTCTTCATGCAACCGTCGCACCTCCTCTACCACCAGCACATCCACGGCATGGACAACCTGTTCAAGTGTCCCTCGTGTCAGAAGGAGTTCAGCCAATCAGGAGAGCTGCTCAGGCACAAGTGCGGAGAGTCGCCTAATCCTGTGCCTGACAAGCCGTACAAGTGCGACGTCTGCAACAAGGGCTACAAGAAGAGTTCCACGTTACAGCGGCATCAAAACTCTCATTGCCAGGACAAGCCCCTCAAGTGTTCTCTTTGTGACCGTCGCTTCCTCTCCTCGTCCGAATTCGTCCAGCATCGCTGCGACCCATCGCGAGAAAAGCCGCTGAGGTGTCCGGAGTGCGAGAAGCGTTTCAAATACTCGTCAGACCTGAACAGACATGTACGCGTGCACACGGGCGAGAAGCCGTACAAGTGCGAGCATTGCAACAAGCGCTTCAAACAGCGTGAACACATGACCAAACACCAGAGCACGCACTCCAGAGGACAGTTTCAGTGTGTGTGGTGTGGTGAGCGCTTCAGTGACCTTGGCTCCTTACAGGACCACACAGTACAGCACACCACTGATGGAGAGGACTACCCTGTGCCCAACTGCATCTGA